The nucleotide window GAGTCTGGTTCTATCAGCATCTAGTAGGAAGAGGCCAGGGTTGCTGCTAAAACTTTCTACAATGCACTGGATATCATGCAACAACAGAATTATCGGGCCCTAGATTTCAGTATGCTGAGGTTGAGATACCCTGGCCTAACCAAATTCTTAGTCCTGCTCTTAAAAGTcaatgccagggacttccctggtggcgcagtggttgagaatccgcctgccaatgcagaggacacaggttcgagccctcgcccgggaagatcccacatgcccgggacaactaagcccatgtgccacaactactgagcctgcgtgccacaactgctgaagcccacgtgcctagagcctgtgctccacaacaagagaagccactgcaatgagaagcccctgcaccgcaacgaagagtaggccccactcaccccaactagagagagcccgctcacagcaacaaagacccaatacagccaaaaataaataataaattaattaattaattaaaaaaataaagtcaatgccagagtagtctttttttttttttcttccagtttttttgagatataattgacatacagcactgtgtaagtttaaggtgtatagcataatgatCTGGCTTACACGTGCCACAGTAGTCTTGCCATTGGCTGGTTCTGCTGCAATAACTTATTGCTGTATACATAACAAAGTCCAGATTTCTTGACCCAACATTCAAGCTCCTCCATCAGAAATCCAGGCACCAAATATTACACACACTAACATTTGAGTGCTGTGTTCTCCAGCCAAACTGAACCATTTGATTTTGCTCAAACTTTTTCACTGCTGTGACTTTGGAAattttacttaacctttctgagcctcagttccccatCTATTAAATGCtgattaattattaataaataagtaTTATTAATTTGTATGTATGTAATTTATAAAAGCCATCATAGGATTAAATAAGCTCATGtgtgttatatttgttttatataacatatcctattaaaatagattattttatatatcatactatatctttttatttgtaaaaacctATCCTCTTACACCTTCCGTCAGCCCCTTtctcttatttatctttgaattCTCCCatgatttatattaaaattgaatgaaatttcatgttttttaGCCTATAACTGGAAGAGGTAAAAACTGGTTTGACTACATGTCTTCATATTCTCATACTACCCTGCTGAGATGgaattttcttgtttaattcagattatttaaaacttcaaaatacGCATTTATTTTGCTAAAGTGTAATTATGTGTTGAAGACTATCCTGAACACTTAAGATTGatgtttaatattaaataaaacaacacTACGTATTgtctcaaatataaaataaaataaaatacctattgGATTGGGTATAGTTTGATTACCTTCTGGTTTCTTCAcaactttgtttggttttggaaataactaaaaatataaccaaatctttgtttttctgttatggttGTAAAATCCTGTCATTGAAAGTTAGGTCAGTATTGAACAACAAGAATGGTTTGTAATTCACATCAGTATAAAGATGCAATTTAATGTACATTAATATATTGTAAATCCattccatttttgtttatcttcccttCCCAAATCACATTGCTCAGTTAGTATAAGTACTAACTGTGGTAGCCCATCACTCTCTCATCCTTTACCACAGTACagtttttactcttttaaatttcattattccTATTGTGTATATTTTAACAGATTATCCTGACTATACCTACTTTAGTGCTTACTtgtgcttaaatttttttaattagttatatAATCTTTACCCCTTTTGCTTTTTCAGATTTATGGACAAGAAGTTATCATGTaagtctttttggttttttattttcgggccttttttttttaatgctaaattCCTTTTTACATGTGCCTTGGCGGTATATAATGTTTGAAGGAGCaacattataaaaattcaaagcaCACAGAACCTCTAATTCATATCCATTAATTAAGCAAGTTTATCAAAATTCTAACTAGAcagttttatttacttaatttctgATACTTAGGAAGTTTCACAGTACTTTAGACTCTTCATTATTTCATATAAGCCCTCTCTCACTTTGATAAAATTAACAGTATTTTCTATTTGAAAActtaacttttttcctttaaacaaagGACAGACAAGGACTAAAATATAACCTGTACAGTACTCGAAGTATATAGGGGTTAAGACCATGGCTTTAGGAGCGAGCAGCCTTCAGTTTGAACTCCAGCTGTACCCCACAGTAACTGTATAATCTTGAACCAGTTATTTAAAAATGCTATACTTCAGTTCCTTCATAAAAAGTCAGGATAATTCTACTTCATGGGATTCTTATAAGTTTAAATGTGGaagtaaatgtaaaatgtttagcccagtgcttggcatatagtaaagATAGTAGATTATACATCTCAAATACCTGGGTTTTATCTCAcctagtttttttaatttatttggttgctctgggtctttagttgtggtggatgggctccttagttgcagcaggcgaactcttagttgtggcatgcacgtgggatctggtttcctgaccagggatcaaacctgagccccctacattgggagtgcaaagtcttaaccactgtgccaccagggaaatcccgatCTCACCTAATTTTTAATGAATAGTTTAGTTGATGATTAATGGTcagttttattaaaatgtctttttcccTTTACACAGTGAAATTAAATGGTGGCAGACATGTCCAAGGAATATTGAGGGGATTTGATCCCTTTATGAATCTTGTGATAGATGAATGTGTGGAGATGGCAACTAGTGGGCAACAGAACAATATTGGAATGGTGGTAAGTAAAGACACAAGATTTCTCTTaagagatttcatttttcttttggaataagCATTAACGTCCCTTCTATCAAACTCTTGGGTTAGACTGAAGTTAGGCAAATTTCAGGCAAGATTAGACATTCCGTCTCCCTTTTAGTTTAATTTAATGACAGTTATTCAATTGTGATAATATCCCAGTTACCTGTAGGTTAGATCCGAATCTTACACGAACCCACTGAGGTCCTTAGACTTGAAATGGGTGTTAGAAATCATTTTTGAGCTTTATTCTATAATAGAGACACATACTTGTTCCTTCATTAGAGCAGTACTCAATCTTAGTTGTATTTTAGAATCAAATTAGTCTGGGATGCAGCCTAGagttttttaaagttccccagatgaaatggtacagatgaacttatttgcaaagcagaaatagagacaaagatgtagagaacaaatttatgattaCAGGGGCCGGCAGGCAGGGgtgatttgggagattgggattgacataaaaAAAGCactgtgtgtaaaatagataactaatgagaacctactgtatagcacagggaactcaatactctgtaatggcctctatgggaaaagaatctaaaaagagtggatacatgtatatgtataacagattcactttgctctacagcagaaactaacacaacattgtaaaccagctatactccaataaaaaaatttttttttaagttccccaggtgattctaatgtaagGCAAAGATTAACCAGTGATTGAGAGCAATTACAATCAGTCATTGAggagtttttttaaaagcaagcaaacaaaaattatgCCTAGAGTCCACCTCAGAGCAATTGAAACTGTATCTCTAAGGGTGctgctctctttttttgttaaaaGATACTGTGTAATTTTAACGTGTAGTGAGGATTACTGCTTATCAAACTTTAACATGCCATGAATTCCCAgaaaatcttgttaaaatgcagatcctaATTCAATAGGTATGGGATGGAacctgagattttgcatttctaacaagtgccCATTTGATGCAGATCTGCCAGGTCACAGATCACACTTTTGGGATTTAATTGTGTATATAATTAACCTAGATTTTCTGGTTTATCACACTCAAAAAGTAGTCAAGGTAAAAGTTGCAAGGGATACAATGACAGCCATTCACATGgaagaaaacaggaggaaaacaGATGCTGACTTCTTAATCATAGGAGCAAACGTTTCTGCATTCAATAGGCCATAGTGGTATGACTACTGAAGAAGAGTTGTTGATGTTTGTCAACAAGACCCAGACTTTGAATTCCACTCTGCCCAACACAGGACAGTATACCCAGTAAGTGTTAAGTCTGAGTTACCTTGGCAAGGTGAATCAAAACAGACAACTTAGCTTTAGCAAATCATTGAGCATGTAGACCTCGAAGAGGTGGTAAGAGTTCCTAATCATTAGCCATGATTTTGCCTCACTTTTTAAAGTTTGAGCAGTAAAAGGGTATAATTTTTTAATCACCCTTTCCAAGGCTTGTGTTATTGCTTATTTCAAGTGTATTTCCATTACTGCATTTTGAAAAGCAAATCAGTAGTCAGGGTTAGAGAAACAACTTGGAATCTCTAGCTATGAGactccccgcccacccccacaCGTTTCATGTAAATCTGCCTTCTTTCCAGGTACAGTCTCCTTGAGCTtctgttaaaaatgaataaaagtatgGGCAAATCATTAgcagcagtttcttataaaacagttttaaaataccCCAAGATTTCCCCCTAGCCATTccttttacagattaggaaatccTCATTCTAATAGAGGGTAGATTAGGATTTTGGTTCATATCTGAACAAATTTGCTAAAAAAGGATTCAAGAAGGAATTGACATCTAAAGTTCTTAACTTGGGAAGATAACTTTTTAGAGAATGTGTGGCACTTCTCGAAATTTTTATCAGAGAAGGAATTGAGCCTAGATCATGGATCTTTCTCGTAATTTTCTCCCTAAATTTTGATGGGCTTAATTTTCTTTACACGGAAATTGGTTAAAAGCAGTGTCCTCCCAAGTCATTCAAATAATGAGCACCTACTTACCGTGTTAGGCAGTCTGCTCCTCCACCTATGATGGCGGTTGTGTGACTAAAAATTAAAGTCTTGTGTTAGTAGGTGCTAATTCTTGTGGCTGAGTtcactttgaaaatgaaataatgataatatatcaATTGTCTTTAAAAAACAGTCTAAAGAAAATGGAAGGATGGCTTTTCTAAGGAAAAGAGGGGAAACCAGTTAcggttttgttttttcacaagTTGTTTGGCTAAGGAGACAGTTACGTTGGCGTCATTATTCCCTTGTCCAATCAGTGACCCATTGAGGCCATTGAAATTACTTAATAGTATTAAATTAAGAATAGTATTAAGAATGTGTGTATTCTGAAGGGGGTGGGGTAATTTGTTTGGGGGATCTGTCAGGTGGATAATTACATAACAATGTCTCGACTAGCCTCTTATCTTTTGAGACATCCCCAGAGTAGTCAGTAGCATCAACTCTGTCTTATTTCCTAAAGATTCTACTCCACTCCAAGGTTCCCCTAAGAATGTAGTAACAATTGTGTCTTTTTTTGATGCTACATATTTCAGGTGATCAGGCTTTGTGCTTCTGTAGCTCCATATTATGTTTGTATTCTTTATTAGGCAGTTGTGCCCTCGCAGGAGACTTTAAAAGCCTGAGCAACACTTTGCCAAAACTTAGTATTGAAGCCCAACAAAGGAGCAATACGGAATTTGGGTTCCAGTTTGACTTGGAGAATGGGGCCTCGAGCACAGTGGGGAAAGAGGTAGAGCACTGCACAACAGAGGTGTTCACGACAAACCTTAACTGTGTATTATGTGAGAAGGCAAAGAAGTGTGTGATaccattttagaaaatgttgatgaaagtagtggttttgttttttactgatgGTAAAAAGGAAAAGCCCACAGATCTGAAAATCTTAGTTACCTGAAATAACTTCTCTCCACCATCCTCCACGTCTAGGGAAAGTGTCAGAAAGGGACAAATTTAGGAGGGAGCTAGGAAAGAAGCCTACTTGTTTTTCATGCTTTTGTCAGTGAGATGTGATGTTCATCATCTGTTGCACATAAGCCAGCAGTTTAAAACTCTTGAGAACTAGGTAATCATGTTGTTtagctttcttcttttcctaactTGTAAGAAGAGTAAGAGTCTGTAGTTTCCTTCAATCCCCATTGTCATTTTCAGGGCCTTGTTCTCTTTAATGCAGCTCTTTAATTCTTTGCCACCTTCTCACCATACTCATTGCTGTTTGTCTCTGCCAGGCTCCAAGACACTTGCCCACCTGTCACGTTCCTTTCCAGTCTGTCAGCTGCGGTAATCACGTGGAGGTTCATTTGTTTACTTAACAGTACTTACTGAACCTTTTGTGTGTCTGCCACAGCTTAGGCACTGGGGATGGTGCACCAAGCAAAGTCCCTGCCTCATAGAAATGACACTGGAGTGAGGAAGATAGTGAATAATAGTGTATGTAGTGAATAAAGCGAGTAGAATGAGAGGAGAGAAGAACCAGTTACAGCTATTTTTACACCACCTGCCTACAAGCATAGCTCCACTTTGATCTTACTCAGAATGCCTCCATTTCTAATAAATCGTTCCACATCCCTCATCCCACTCCTGTCCTTTTCACCTATCCAGCTCTACTTGAACTGATCTGTGATTGCATTGCCTACAGTCCACCAGGCGCTCCTTGTTTTCATAATAATTCTCATTATTCTCCTTATTTTCATAGTCCCCTTCCAGTTTGACTTATTTTTCTATCCCTCTTTACCAGCCATTGCCAGCCATTTCACCTATGCTGTCATGAGTATCCTGGCTTATCTTTTATAGAATGGCTACTATATCAGGCACTGTGCCCCTGGGGCCTTTTCTTTATAACTTTTCTTCCTGCCTCGTaagtctcccccacccccattctcttATATACGCTTTTGGCAAAACATTCCCCCAGCTCTGAAACTGTCACTGGTTCATTGTTGGTTTCATGATGCTTTCCAAACACTTTTAAGATTGGTGTTTGAGGCCTTTTAAGATTAGGTGCGAACTGTCTTTGTTTACCACTTCCTTCCATAACCGTTTACTTTATTCAGATTAGATTTTTTCTTATCCCCTTACACTTTTTCATCTCAGTTCTGTCTAGAATTTCCTATCTTCCTGTCAAAATTGTACCCAATTTTCAAGACCCAGCTAAAATGTCATCTTCAGAAATCCTACTTTTTCCAACTTGCATCCTGGTTTGTTCCCTCAATGATCTTATACCCCTAAACTGATTGATGTATTCTACTGTACCTATTTTTCCCACTAACTTATGGATCCCTTAGGGGCAGGGATGGGCATGTTCATTTGAGTCCTGCAGTTTAAGTGAAATGGGTCATTGGAGACTGGTCTCAAAAAGGTACTTGTTAGCCTTCGATCTAGATGTGCATCTCATTATGAAGGGCTTAGTGGCTTCATGTCATTATTAAAAGACTGGAATTATTTTGTGTTCCTGTGACCAGGAAAAAAGCCTCACAAACTGACATTTAATAACCGAAAAACCATTAATGATTTGATGAAATCAAATCATTTTAATCATCATTGATATGTCTGTTAAATGAATTGTgttcttttcaaattcattttctctttcttaggtAATACGAGGAAATAGTATCATCATGTTAGAAGCTTTGGAACGAGTATGAACAATGGCTGTCTTCACCAGAGAAATCAACTGCTTCCACATGTCCTCTCTCCACATTTTACTACGATGAAAATTGGGTCGTGTACATTTTCTTACTGAACTTTTTTGTTAAATAAACTTCTGTAATAGTCAAAAATGCTTTCTCAGCTGTTCTGAACATAGAAGATTTGctcttattctgatttttttctatcatgACCTGTTCCTGGTTGTGACTGATTTGTTCACgggtgttgttttttgttttttctggtttttggcCATGCTGGGTCTTCGTagttgcgtgcaggctttctctagttgcagtgagcgggggctgttctttgttgcggtgcacgggcttatggtggcttctctcgttgcagagcacaggctctagacgctcgggcttcagcagttgtggcgcacgggcttagctctacagcatgtgcgatcttcctggaccagggatcaaacccctgtcccctgcattagcaggcggatgcTCACCCACTAGAAGTCCCTGAGGTTTTTAATGCATTAAAATACAAGAATCTTATTAAATATGAAACATTGGCAAGGATGCccattttctgtatcttttacCACTGAACAGAGATAAAGAAGCTGCAAGCCTGAGTGGGTTTCTTCTGAAACATTAACTGGAATTTTCAAAGTTCTTGCCATAACTTTGACAGACTCTGACTTTTTCACATACGTTTACATACCAAGTACGGTTTTGCtcaaacaacacaggtttgaattgtGCAGGCCCACTTCTATAcagattttttccaaaataattttggatTATTAGTAAATAATTTGCTAATACTACAGTGCTACACCATCCATGGTGGTTTGAATCCACGGATTCTGAACTGGATGGAGGAACCACATGTGCAGAGGGCTGACTAAGTTACACGCAGATTTTTGGCTGCTTGGGGGTCGGCGTCCCTACCCCCCACATTGTTGAAGGGTCAACCATATAGTAC belongs to Pseudorca crassidens isolate mPseCra1 chromosome 14, mPseCra1.hap1, whole genome shotgun sequence and includes:
- the SNRPG gene encoding small nuclear ribonucleoprotein G isoform X2 — its product is MKLNGGRHVQGILRGFDPFMNLVIDECVEMATSGQQNNIGMVVIRGNSIIMLEALERV
- the SNRPG gene encoding small nuclear ribonucleoprotein G isoform X1 produces the protein MSKAHPPELKKFMDKKLSLKLNGGRHVQGILRGFDPFMNLVIDECVEMATSGQQNNIGMVVIRGNSIIMLEALERV